A DNA window from Arachis duranensis cultivar V14167 chromosome 3, aradu.V14167.gnm2.J7QH, whole genome shotgun sequence contains the following coding sequences:
- the LOC107482131 gene encoding LOW QUALITY PROTEIN: histidine kinase 3 (The sequence of the model RefSeq protein was modified relative to this genomic sequence to represent the inferred CDS: inserted 2 bases in 1 codon), with translation MRWPETVGRKNDIAGKRKEGFLFPFRHRLPNLIDLKWKRFFYSFSSICHSSFSSSSSWERLVVNIVEDCLELLILNLCCLLLWASLIHGVGFGLKVGHLCLLLCSWLVSVFYLTWFNSSGRLKSKISGNGFKVQQHKYQSIGSMKLKSGWVRRAFYSWILVCTLGGLYGFWRMSIHACEQRKESLISMCDERARMLQDQFNVSMNHIQAMSILIKTFHHNMNPSAIDQSTFARYTERTSFERPLTSGVAYAVRVLHSQREQFEKQQGWTIKKMDTLQQSLVQEEYAPVIFAQDTIAHVISLDVLSGKANRENVLRARESGKGVLTAPFRLLKTNRLGVILTFAVYKRNLPSNATLDQRIQATDGYLGGVFDVESLVEKLLQQLASEKAVVVNVYDTTNSTHPIVMYGSNISGDSFSHVSTLNFGDPLRKHEMHCRFKQKLPWPWLAFNTSVGGFIICVLLGYIFYATCNRVVKAEEDRDKMTELKKRAEAADIAKSQFLATVSHEIRTPMNGVLGMLHMLMDTDLDVTQQEYVRTAQGSGKALVSLINEVLDQAKIEAGKLELEASLFDLRAVLDDILSLFSEKSQGKGIELAAYVSDEVPELLIGDAGRFRQIITNLMGNSIKFTEKGHIYVTVHLVEEVVHSIQIDKELGMENVNTLSLSGFPVADSRRSWEGFKAFSQVGPLGSFSSSVTDVINLIVSVEDTGEGIPLEAQSRIFTPFMQVGPSVSRRHGGTGIGLSISKCLVGLMNGEIGFVSIPKIGSTFTFTALFTNSTDCKIQQLNNNNSHSNPPSSEFQGMTALIIDPRSVXXGLSTITEGNQIINMVLIEQEVWDRDSAMSSRFVDGASRVGVPPKLFILVNSNGWTSGIGNPTVIVKPLRASMLAASLQRAMGVTCRNGELPSLSVGHLLGGKKILIVDDNVVNRTVAAGALKKYGADVVCVSSGKEAISKLKPPHEFDACFMDIQMPEMDGFEATKKIREMERCAKREGFVDNLSKWDVPILAMTADVIQATHEECVRCGMVGYVSKPFEAEQLYREVSRFFHS, from the exons AAacgatttttttattctttctcaAGTATCTGCcactcttccttttcttcttcttcttcttgggaGAGATTAGTGGTTAACATTGTGGAAGATTGTCTGGAACTGTTGATACTCAACTTGTGTTGTTTACTGTTGTGGGCGAGTTTGATCCATGGAGTTGGGTTTGGTCTGAAAGTGGGGCATTTATGTTTATTGCTATGTTCCTGGCTTGTGTCTGTGTTCTACCTCACGTGGTTCAATAGCAGTGGAAGATTGAAGAGCAAGATCTCAGGGAACGGGTTCAAGGTTCAGCAACACAAGTACCAAAGTATTGGATCCATGAAACTGAAGAGTGGTTGGGTGAGAAGGGCTTTTTATTCATGGATTCTAGTTTGTACGTTGGGAGGTTTGTACGGGTTCTGGCGCATGAGCATACATGCTTGTGAGCAGAGGAAAGAAAGTCTAATAAGCATGTGTGATGAAAGAGCAAGGATGCTGCAGGATCAGTTCAATGTGAGCATGAACCATATACAAGCCATGTCCATTTTGATAAAAACCTTCCACCATAACATGAACCCCTCGGCCATCGATCAGAGCACTTTTGCTAGATACACTGAAAGAACTTCGTTTGAGAGGCCCCTCACAAGTGGTGTTGCATACGCTGTAAGAGTGCTCCATTCTCAAAGGGAACAGTTTGAGAAGCAACAAGGATGGACTATCAAGAAGATGGATACTTTGCAACAATCCCTTGTTCAAGAAGAATATGCTCCTGTCATCTTTGCACAAGATACAATTGCACATGTCATTTCTCTTGATGTGCTATCTGGAAAGGCAA ACCGTGAGAATGTGCTCCGAGCAAGGGAGTCAGGCAAAGGAGTTTTAACTGCACCCTTTCGGCTTCTCAAAACGAATCGCCTTGGGGTAATCCTCACATTTGCTGTCTACAAGAGAAATCTTCCATCCAATGCAACCCTTGATCAGAGGATTCAAGCAACTGATGG ATATCTTGGTGGAGTCTTTGATGTTGAGTCGTTAGTGGAGAAACTACTGCAACAACTTGCTAGTGAGAAAGCTGTAGTTGTTAATGTGTATGATACTACCAATAGTACACATCCCATTGTCATGTACGGTTCAAATATATCAGGGGACTCTTTCTCTCATGTCAGCACTCTTAACTTTGGAGACCCTCTCAGGAAGCATGAGATGCACTGCAG GTTCAAACAAAAACTGCCATGGCCATGGTTGGCATTTAACACTTCTGTAGGAGGCTTTATTATTTGTGTCCTTCTTGGGTATATTTTCTATGCCACCTGCAATCGAGTTGTCAAAGCGGAAGAGGATCGGGATAAGATGACTGAGCTTAAAAAGCGAGCTGAGGCGGCTGATATTGCAAAATCCCAG TTTCTTGCTACTGTGTCCCACGAGATTAGAACACCAATGAATGGGGTTTTAG GGATGTTGCATATGCTTATGGACACGGATCTAGACGTAACCCAACAAGAGTACGTGAGAACGGCGCAGGGAAGTGGAAAAGCTTTGGTGTCACTGATAAACGAGGTATTGGATCAGGCAAAGATTGAAGCTGGTAAGCTGGAGCTTGAAGCTTCGCTGTTTGACTTGCGTGCTGTTTTGGATgatatattatcattattttcagAAAAGTCTCAAGGAAAAGGAATAGAG TTGGCAGCTTATGTATCAGATGAGGTTCCTGAGCTGTTAATAGGTGATGCAGGAAGGTTTAGACAAATAATTACCAATCTCATGGGTAATTCAATTAAG TTCACAGAGAAAGGGCATATTTATGTGACTGTCCATCTTGTTGAGGAGGTGGTCCATTCAATACAGATTGATAAAGAATTAGGCATGGAAAATGTGAATACCCTGAGTCTGAGTGGTTTCCCTGTTGCTGATAGTCGCCGAAGCTGGGAAGGCTTCAAAGCATTCAGTCAAGTAGGGCCTCTTGGTTCTTTCTCATCCTCTGTTACTGATGTAATCAATTTGATTGTATCGGTTGAGGACACCGGCGAAGGAATCCCTCTGGAAGCGCAGTCTCGAATCTTCACTCCGTTCATGCAGGTTGGGCCTTCCGTTTCCCGGAGACACGGTGGAACAGGTATTGGCCTAAGCATTAGCAAGTGTTTGGTTGGTCTCATGAATGGCGAAATTGGATTTGTCAGCATACCTAAGATTGGATCCACCTTCACTTTTACTGCTCTCTTCACCAATTCAACTGACTGCAAAATTCAGCaactcaacaacaacaacagccaCTCTAATCCTCCATCTTCAGAATTTCAGGGAATGACCGCGTTAATCATTGACCCTAGATCGGT NNNAGGTTTATCCACCATAACTGAAGGCAATCAGATTATCAATATGGTACTTATTGAGCAGGAAGTGTGGGATAGAGATTCAGCCATGTCATCTCGATTTGTCGATGGCGCCAGTAGAGTAGGCGTTCCTCCTAAGTTGTTCATTCTTGTTAATTCTAATGGCTGGACATCAGGTATTGGTAATCCCACTGTGATCGTAAAACCTCTGAGAGCAAGTATGCTTGCTGCCTCGCTGCAGCGAGCCATGGGTGTTACTTGCCGAAATGGGGAGCTTCCGAGTTTATCTGTTGGCCACCTTCTTGGCGGGAAGAAAATTCTAATTGTAGATGACAATGTTGTGAACCGCACCGTAGCAGCTGGTGCTTTGAAAAAGTATGGAGCAGATGTGGTGTGTGTTAGCAGCGGAAAAGAGGCCATCTCTAAACTAAAACCACCCCATGAGTTCGATGCGTGCTTCATGGatattcaaatgccagaaatggaCGG TTTTGAAGCTACAAAGAAAATCAGGGAGATGGAACGTTGCGCCAAGAGAGAAGGTTTTGTAGATAACTTATCAAAGTGGGATGTCCCTATTTTGGCCATGACTGCAGACGTGATCCAGGCTACCCATGAGGAGTGTGTAAGGTGTGGCATGGTTGGATATGTTTCTAAACCGTTTGAAGCCGAACAGCTTTATCGAGAAGTCTCAAGGTTTTTCCACTCCTGA